CTTCGTCGCTGTACTGAATATGACTCGCCAAACAGCTTTTGCAGAACTCGTGAAGGCAATCCCGAAGTAAGACGCCATCACTTCGCTGGCATTCTTCCATACAAATGGCACAATTGAAGGGTTTTGAGGTCGGAATGTAACCACGAGAGTctatttcttgtaatttttgattgagaATTGCCGCTCGttcgatatttttgacttcttTTGGCGTGAGAATCGTTAAAACTTCgtaatttgtggaaaatttgaattcttttCCCTTGAACGGGACCGAAAGAACTGAATTTCCGCTGTTAACTGATCCaagaagcaaatttttttcatgcgcCACTCGTCCAACGTACAAAATATTCCCGTTTTCGTCGAAACCTGCCTCAACTGCCCTCGTCGGAAGAGatttttcttctgaaattCGTTTCCAGCCAAAGAACATGTCGTTTTGAAGCACCTCAAATTCCTCAATGGGCCATTCTTTGCCGCCCAAAGCCACAGTTGCCCTGTTTTTCGCATAATTCGCCGCCACAACCaacaaattattgtttttcaagCCTCTTCCCAGGtaaatttcgttatttttgtCGTCATGTCCCGCTTCGAGAGCGATTCCAGCAATTTGGGAACCAATTTTCGCCGAAATCCATCGAATTTCCTTCtgtaaagtcaaaaaattgacatttcccGTGCCTTTTTCGACGGAAATTTCCAAGATTCTCGCTGCTGAAGGCGGAAATTGGTGCGAAAacgaagaataaaaatttccgttgATTTCCAGGCGAAATCCGGTGTCGCAAGTTACAATTCCAAGACGAAATTCATTCGGAAGTGCAAATCGTTTAGTCAACTCGACTCGGTCCCATTGGTTATTTTTGCCACTTTTGCAAATTGCTCGCTCCAATGAAAGCGATAAGCTTAGAGGCACTCGAGAATCGATTAAATCATCGTCTGCGGCTTTGAATGTTACCGCTAAAAATGAGtcattttccaaatttacGCCGATTTCGAGCTTGTCGGGCACCGAGAGTCCTCCAGGGAGCGGCAACGTAAACGGTAAGTCGATATTTGTTGTTTCAATTACgggaattgacatttttcagaCAATCTGATAGCAGTTTTAGCTGAATTTGACTGttttgtgtacaaaaaaaaacattgactTTGCGATTTATTCGAGATTGGGACGAATTagcgtgaaaaataaataaattgcttgTAAACGGTGCTACTGAGTGATAAGAAAAGTGTTTCGTTAAGATACCGTTAGTTTATTTTGCGATATTAATCGACTTTGAATGCGTCACGGAATTcatggaattaatttttgaggcaatgttgttcttttttcttgcaatttcaCAATTTGAGTTGGGTTTGAGTTACTAAATGAGTTGCCATTAACTTCATTTGCGAAGCTTATCTCTTCATTTGAGTCGATCGTCTTGAACTAAAAAGTCGCTTGTGAAATTCAtagcaaatattttcttaattttttgtgacaaataatttacgtgacaaaaaagtgattaaaagtcaaaaacctgagttatttataaaaatattgacacaaTTTGAGATGTAAGTTTACCGAGAAGCGTATCaagttaaatttgtttatttttgttcgttttttaattGCAGAGTAATCATTCGATTCAGTAGAAAATGGCGCACGTGACACTCGATCAGCAACTTTtcgaaaagcaacaaaaaggaGAGAACACGGATTGTTCCTTTGTCTTCGAAATCACCACAGAAGAGGGAATTGTGACTGAAAAAGTGATCCACGGACACAAAGTCGTTCTTTCAGCTGCATCAAAGTACTTCGAAGCAAACTTCAAAGCAGAATGGGATGGAAAACCGATTCTTATTACTTCGTTTGACTGGATTGTGTTTGATAAACTAATCCGAGCGATTTACCTGAGTGAAGTAGCGTTTGAAACCTTGGAAGAGGCAACAAACATGTATGAAGCgactcatttttatcaaatggaACGAGTACAGGAACTCTTAAGAGATACTATCCCATATTGGTGTTTGAAAAACAAGGTATTAGAAGTGTCAAATCTCGTTGCAATTGCTTGGAAATTTCAAGAttacaaattaattccttTCGTTTCGAAATATTTCTGTGCAAATACtgacaaaattatcaaaaatgatgattttatgGGATTTTCCACTGAGGCGATCAACTGGCTCTTCCAATATGACGACTTATCTGCAAATGAAATTGATCTCGTAAAAGCTTTGGAGGATTTTCTTGAAACCAATAAAGACGTGACGAAATCAATGATCAAGTCCGCAATCGACACAATTCGTTTTCTCGCACTAGAAGAA
The sequence above is drawn from the Culicoides brevitarsis isolate CSIRO-B50_1 chromosome 1, AGI_CSIRO_Cbre_v1, whole genome shotgun sequence genome and encodes:
- the LOC134827315 gene encoding uncharacterized protein LOC134827315; the protein is MAHVTLDQQLFEKQQKGENTDCSFVFEITTEEGIVTEKVIHGHKVVLSAASKYFEANFKAEWDGKPILITSFDWIVFDKLIRAIYLSEVAFETLEEATNMYEATHFYQMERVQELLRDTIPYWCLKNKVLEVSNLVAIAWKFQDYKLIPFVSKYFCANTDKIIKNDDFMGFSTEAINWLFQYDDLSANEIDLVKALEDFLETNKDVTKSMIKSAIDTIRFLALEEGEIAKTTLLTQTEKDFLMGKINMNFCNLSKNKIGRKIKSFFSQLPPEIQSALIDKVSCDKCWICKEYHSVFNCQAAKRKYPMYLRIYSFLQVDIFGHLSSKFDEYPPKKKIKILKELQKLSVSADFAAFANIDDVLKNCYVI
- the LOC134827314 gene encoding uncharacterized protein LOC134827314 encodes the protein MSIPVIETTNIDLPFTLPLPGGLSVPDKLEIGVNLENDSFLAVTFKAADDDLIDSRVPLSLSLSLERAICKSGKNNQWDRVELTKRFALPNEFRLGIVTCDTGFRLEINGNFYSSFSHQFPPSAARILEISVEKGTGNVNFLTLQKEIRWISAKIGSQIAGIALEAGHDDKNNEIYLGRGLKNNNLLVVAANYAKNRATVALGGKEWPIEEFEVLQNDMFFGWKRISEEKSLPTRAVEAGFDENGNILYVGRVAHEKNLLLGSVNSGNSVLSVPFKGKEFKFSTNYEVLTILTPKEVKNIERAAILNQKLQEIDSRGYIPTSKPFNCAICMEECQRSDGVLLRDCLHEFCKSCLASHIQYSDEAAVKCPFQDDVYQCVCCLQDREIRAIVTMELYKKHLAKSLRQAESQMENTFHCLVANCEGWCTYDENVVMFICPICQARNCLKCKVIHDGTCKEYHEKLKRDRELQQKAENEKQTQAQMDAMFQNREVMECHRCGAIIQKTTGCDHVICAVCKSHLNWALRGQRY